From the Polaribacter gangjinensis genome, the window GAAATGCAAAAAGGAATAGCTTATTACCAAATTGATTCTTTAAATTTAGCAATCAAAGAATTTAAAATATCAATGAATAAAAGTGGTTATGAATTTCCGACAGCCCTAGGTTATATTGGAAAGACTTTGGTAAAACAAAAAATGTTTGACGAGGCAATAGTTGAATTCAAAAAAGCTGAAAATCAAAATTCTAAATACACTCTTGATATTGCCGAGACTTATGAGCTAAAAGGAGATGTTGAAAATGCAATAAAATATTATGAAAAAAGAATTAATGCTATTAAGTCAGTAGAATTTTATAAAGAACAAGTTGACCTAATAAGAAAAAGAGTAGAAAAGCTAATAGAGAAATAATAACGGGTTACAACACCGTATAAAAAAATTACTACTTTTATCTTTGTCAAAATTTGTTGCTTGTTTGCCAACTTGAGAATTTCCGTTGGAAATTCCTCGTTGTCAAAACCGCAACTTTTCATACACAAAAATGTTACCAGCAATATTAAGAACGAGAACATAACAAATGAACCCATTTACAACAATAGCAAATTTATTACTTTACGGACTGACATTACTATGCTTCTTTATTCCTTTCAAAAAGGGACAACGTCAGACTGGATACATTGTTGGAATAACTCTAGTTACAATCATTACTTGGACACTAATTGGAAATCTAGATTTTCTTGTAATTTTTATTTGGCCAATAATTATCATGTTCCAAATAATTTTCATTTCCTATTGGATTTTTAACGCTTTTAATAAAAAGAAGACAGGACAGATAATTGCAGGAATTCTGACTATTGGATTTCTCTTACTGATAATGGAACCTTGGATTTCAGATTGGACATTTAGTAAGAAAGATGCAATAAAAATTCTTAGTGTGCATAATTTTGAATTGAATGACGATTTCATAATACTAAAGAACGAAGCTGGTGGATTTAGAGACTACTATGAAACATTTACGCTAAAATTATCAGATAATGATTTCAATAGAATTTCTGAAAAAATCAAAACTTCTAAAAACTACAAAGGACATTTTACAAATTATTCTAACCTTCCAACAGCAGATTACAAAACGACTGACACAATTGACTTTGAGACTGATAATCATTTTGAAAGAGAGTATTGGACAAGTAAAAAAATGGAAAACGGTACCTTTCATTTCAGATTTCAATTAGACAAAGAAAATAAAGAATTAAGCTACATTGGAAGCGATGAATAAAACTGCTGGTAACAACGTTTATAAAAAGCTAGGCAACTTTAAAAAATCCATATGGCAAACAAATGGGGAATTCCCAAAGAAACAGAAGAATCTGTGATCAAAAGAGATTTAGCTTGTGTTTATTGTGGTGTGAGTTTTTCAATTGAACACAAGTCAAGAAAAACCAAACCTACTTGGGAACATATTGTAAATGATATACGGATTAATTCAATTCACAACATTGCTTTATGTTGTACTTCTTGTAATGCCAGTAAAGGAGCAAAATTATTAGAAGATTGGTTAAAAAGTGCATATTGTAATTCCAAAAGCATCTCAAAAGAAACAGTCAGTCAAGTAATAAAAAATGCACTTGAAAACCCACCAAAATTAACTCTCAAAGAATAATGAATTGGATTATTTTAGTAAACATGTAAATTACAGTTTTACAAATAACAATCAAACAATACTCAAAAAATGATTTGAACTAAATTATCATTACAAACAAGTTATTTATGCTATTTAACAACCTAAAAAATTATATTTTAGCATTAAAATTAATTTATAAATAAATTAGCTATGACAACTTTTACTGATAAAATTGTAATTATAGGGTCAATAAGTATACTTATTTTACCTTTTATTTTAAGAATTAAAACTTCTTATAAAATCCTATTTATAATCTGTGGATTAGCAGCCATTGCTACTACTTTCTTTGAAAGTAATGTAATTCTTAATTTTTTTACGTGTGCTTTTTTAATAATGCCTTTTATCATTTCAAAAATTAAAAAAGATGCAATCTTTATAAAAAGGCAATAATAAATTAAAAAAATCAAACTAATTAAATCAATCTTTCTCGTTTACAAATAACCATACTCAAAAATTGATTTGTATGAAATTAAGGTCATTATTAAGTCAGTTCCTTGCGCATTAAAAAATCCATACTTTTCATTTTTTTAAAAGAAACGTATGTAAATAAAATTACATACGCATGTAAATAACTTTTCAAGCGTACGTAAATAACTTTACATGCGTATGTTTTTATAAAGAGGTACGGTGCAATTGTATATTTTATCTAGATAAAATGAAAAAATAATCTAGATAATTGTAACAAATAATCTAGATAAAAATTTAAAAAAATGTAGATAAAATAAAATGAAAATAAGAGTGCCGATTTTATTTACTAAAATGCTATGCTTACTTTTTTTAAAGCAACTAAAAACTAGCTGTTTATCTTAAATGTAAATATACGAAAAAAAGTATGATATCTTGTAAAAATTTCATGTACATTACCGATACATATATTTTGTTATTTTTGGAGTTAAAATCAACTTTGTTCAATAAATACTAATCAAACAATTCTATGAAACAGCTTTTTTTATGCATCACTTTGCTTTCGTTAAATAGTATTTTTAGTCAAAATACCTCACAAAAAGACAGCGTCAACACCAATCCTAATTACGACAAAGCATTGGCTGAAAAATTAGGTGCTGATGATTATGGTATGAAAAGTTATTTTTTTGTGATTTTAAAAACTGGCAAAAACACCACTACTGATAAGGAATTGATTGCCAAAAGTTTTAAAGGTCATATGGACAATATGAGCAAAATGCTTGCTGATAAAAAGTTAGTGGTTGCTGGTCCTATGGGTAAAAACGATTTGAGTTATAGAGGAATTTTTATTCTCAGCAATGTAAAAACCATTGAGGAAGCCAAAGAATTGTTACAAACTGATCTTGCTATTAAAAATGGCTTGTTAGATTTTGAAATTTTCAATTGGTATGGCTCAGCAGCTTTGCCTGAATACCTGCCTTTTTCGGATAAAATTTGGAAAGTGAATCCTTAAATTTGTTACTAAAGAATCCGATTTTATGTAGTTTTTAAATTTTGATTTTTTTAATTGGTTAATAACCAAAAAACTAATCAATCACTGCATTTATTTTTTCCCAAAGTGCGTCATCAAATCCTGAAACTGCAAAATTTGGATTCGCAATATTTGATGCATTTCCCATTCTAATAACCACCATTTTTTTACTTGGAATTACATAAATACGTTGGTCATTTGCACCCATAGCAGCATACATGTCTTGTGGTGCATTAGGAACTAATGATCCTTGAAAAACGGTTTGCTCACTAGGAATCATAAACGATGTTTTTCCATTTAGCCACCATAAATATCCATAAGATGGATTGATGTTTTGCGAAGATGAAACACATTCTTTAAAAAATGATTCGTTGAGTATTTGCTCATCATTCCATTTTCCGTTGTTGAGGGCTAAAAGTCCGAATCTAGCCATGCTTCTGGTGGTACTGTGATAAATAGAAAAAATGACGCCAAAATTCCAAAAACCATCCATACCAATTTTGTCTTTTAATTTGGCATTGAAATAGGTTTCAAAATTTTGATTGCTAGCTGCAGAAGTAATGTTTATCAATCTTTGAAAAACATTTCCATAAGCCCATCTTGTGCCTGCATCAGCTACATAATTCAAATTCGATTTTACAACCAATTGCTTGCTGTCATCAATACCTGATGTCATACTCAATAAATTTTTTACAGTAATCAGATTTTCTTTTTCTAGAGGCATGTTTGTCCAAGATGTCCCTAAATAACTAGAAACAGGATTGTTTATGTTTAAAAACTCTTCTTGTTGTGCAATTCCTGTAGTTGCTGCAACCAAGGTTTTTCCAGCACTATTCCATTCCCAAGTTGTAGATGAAGTATGCCCAGTAAAATACGTTTCCATCACAATGCGCCCATTTACCAAAATCATAAAAGATTTGGTATTTTTTTGAACAAGAAAATCTTTTAAGGGTTGTAGGGCATTTTGATTCCAACCCAAACTAGCTGCAGATTGAGTTTGCCAAGTAGTGCTGTTATTTGGAGGGAAATACATGGTTGTTGGTGGCGTAAGCTGCTCATCATCCGTGTTTTTACTACAACTACTTAGTGTTAAAAAAAGAAAGAATAGAAAAATTATTGATTTTGTCATTGATTTGCAGTTATTTATCCATTTGACATTAATTTTTGAGATTGGTTTAATTGTAAGTTAAAAATTAAACCCTTAAAAATAAAGAAATTAGAGATAAATATTGTCAAAAAATTGTTGCAATCAATCCTTCCCTACAGATTCATAACTTGGTAAAGGAAAACTGATTTTCATCAATTCGATTTTATCAAACAACTCTCCCACTCCTAAACTCGACCAAATGATAAAGAATCCCAATAGAATTTTAAGTATCAATAACGTTTTTTGCGGAATTTTTTCGATAATTAAATTGATGATTGGTAAAAAGAAAATGAATGATAATAAAATGATGAACAATCCGTAAAAAGGATCATTTCCCCAAAAAGTATTTACAAAACCGATATAAAAAAATAAAAGTCCGAATACTGTGTTTACGATAAGTGTGCTAGCTGATTTTTTCATGTACTATATGATTATGGTTGATGATTGATTTTTAACTAAACTATTGTTTTGTAAAATTAGTATAAAAAAAACTGTGAAATACTTGTTAAAGTAATTCACAGTTTCATATTTAAATTCTAGTCATATAAAGTAGCTTAACTTACAGCTACTTGTTTATAACTTCCGTTTGCTAATTTTTCTCTAATTGCTGAAAACGCTTTGATAGTTTCATCAATATCTTCTTGGGTATGAGTTGCAGTAGGAATCAATCGTAAAATAATCAATCCTTTTGGAATTACAGGATACACCACAATTGAGCAGAAAATTCCGTGATTTTCACGCAAGTCATTTACCATTGCCATTGCTTCAGGAATATCACCTTGCAAATAAACAGGTGTGATACACGTTTGTGTTGATCCTAAATCAAAACCTGCTGCACGCAATCCTGATTGCAAAGCGTTGGTATTTTTCCATAAGGTTTCTTTCAACTCTGGCATAGTACGCATCATATCCAAACGCTTTAAAGCGCCTTTAACCATTGCCATTGGCAATGATTTTGCAAACATTTGCGAACGTAAATTGTATTGTAAATATTGAATTACGTCTTTGTCACCTGCTAAAAATGCGCCAATACCTGCCATTGATTTTGCGAAAGTTGCAAAATAAACATCAATTTCGTCTTGTACTCCTTGCTCAAAACCTGTGCCTCTTCCTCCTTCACCTAGAGTTCCAAATCCGTGAGCATCATCAACCATCAAACGGAAATTGTATTGTTTTTTAAATGCTGCAATTTCTTTTAATTTTCCTTGTTCACCACGCATTCCAAAAACTCCTTCCGAAATTACTAAAATTCCACCACCAGTTTGTTCGGCCATTTTAGTAGCACGTTTGATGTTTTTTTCGAAGCTTTCCATATCATTATGACGATATACAAAACGCTTGCCTTGGTGCAAACGAACACCATCAATAATACAAGCATGTGTATCAACATCATACACTATGATATCGTGTTTTGTAACCAACGCATCAATTGCTGACATGATTCCTTGGTATCCAAAATTGAGCAAATAGGCTTTTTCTTTGTGTACAAATTCAGCACATTCACGCTCTAATTGTTCGTGAAAATCTGTATGCCCAGACATCATTCTAGCACCCATAGGATATGCCATTCCGTGTTCGGCAGCAGCAGCAGCATCTGCTTTTAGTACTTCTGGATGGTTTGCCAATCCTAAGTAATCATTGATACTCCAAGTAATTACTTTTTTTCCGTTGAAAGACATTCTGTTAGAAATAGGCCCTTGCAATTTTGGAAAAACATAATAGCCTTCAGCTTGTTCTGCCCATTTTCCTAAAGGTCCTTTATCTACTTTTATTCTTTCAAATAAATCTTTCGTCATGATGTGTACATTAAATTTTTAATAGTGCAAATTAACCGTTTTTTTTGCAGTTAATCAAATGTATAGGAAGGATATTTTTATTCAAAAAAACCCTGTGCTTTCATCCAAGCATCACTGTATATTTTGTTCATATAACGTGAGCCGTGGTCAGGAAAAATTAAAACAACCACACTGTCTTTATCAAAATAATTTTGTGCGGCAAATTGTTTGGCAGCTTGCACTACTGCACCTGAAGTATATCCTGCGAAAATGCCTTCGCCTTTTACAATTTCTCTGGCTGTGAGTGCTGCTTCTTTGTCTGATACTTTTTCGTAAATATCAATCACATCAAAATCAGTTGCTGAGGGAATTAAATTTTTTCCCAATCCTTCAATTTTATACGGACTGATTTCGTTTTTGTCAAAAACCCCAGTTTCGTGGTATTTTTTCAACACAGAGCCAATGGCATCTACACCCATTATTTTGATATCGGGATTTTGTTCTTTCAAATATTTTCCTGAACCAGAAATCGTGCCTCCAGTTCCACTTGCAGCAATCAAATGGGTTATTTTTCCATTGGTTTGTTCCCAAATTTCAGGACCCGTTGTTCTGTAATGCGCTTCAATATTCAATTCATTGAAATACTGATTGATGTAAACGGAATTTTTTGTTTTTTTATGAATGGCTTTTGCAACAGAATAATACGATCTTGGATCATCTGGAGCTACGTATGCAGGACAAATATGTACTTCTGCACCCATCGATTTTAGCATGTCTATTTTATCTACAGACGATTTATCACTGACTGCCAAAATACATTTATAGCCTTTAACAATGCTAATCATTGCCAAACTAAAGCCTGTATTGCCAGAGGTAGTTTCTACAATGGTTGAGCCTTTTTTGATGATGCCTTTTTTCTCAGCATCTTCAATAATGTGCAAGGCAATTCGGTCTTTAGCAGAATGTCCAGGATTGAAAGCCTCTAACTTTGCATAAAATTCACCTTGAAAATCTTTAGTGATTTGATGCAATTTCACCAAAGGTGTTTGACCTACTAATTGTAGTATGTTGTTAGTGATGCCTTGGTGTCTTGTCATTAGATTCGTTTCTCAAAAAACCATTTGCAAGATGGTCGTAGTAGAAATTGCGCTGCAAAAATACATTTCTTTGCTAAATTGTAACAATAATTATCATGAAAACATTCCATTTAAAATGATTTTCATTAATAAAAAGTTGTTTTTAAAGCAATTACAATAATTGCTAGGGTTTAACTTTTTCTGGGGTAATTTTATTTTCAAGAGCCAATAAAAAGGTATATTCCATAGCAGTTTCTTTCAAAGCTTCAAAACGCCCTGATGAACCACCATGACCAGCATCCATATTGGTATGTAAAAACAGCAGATTATTATCTGTTTTCAATTCTCTTAGTTTTGCTACCCATTTTGCAGGTTCCCAATACTGAACTTGTGAATCATGAAAACCAGTAGTAACCAACATATTCGGATACTTTTTTGAACTCACCTGATCATAAGGAGAATACGATTTAATGTACTCATAGTACTTTTTATCATTTGGATTTCCCCATTCGTCATATTCGCCAGTAGTTAATGGAATACTTTCATCAATCATGGTAGAAACTACATCTACAAAAGGCACTGCAGCAATGATTCCGTTATACAATTCAGGATTCATATTTACAATTGCCCCCATCAACAATCCTCCTGCAGAGCCACCCATGGCATATAAATGTTTGGCTGAAGTGAAGTTGTTTTCAATCAAATATTTAGAGCAATCAATAAAATCGGTAAACGTATTCTTTTTGCGAAGCATTTTACCATCTTCATACCATTCACGACCTAAATATTCTCCTCCTCTAATGTGTGCTAATGCAAACACAAAACCTCTATCCAACAAACTCAAACGTGTTGTTGAAAATCCATCAGGAATGGTAGCTCCATAAGAGCCATATCCATATTGCAATAAAGGTGTATTTTCATTCAACACCGTATTTTTATGATAAACTAATGAAATAGGCACTTTTTTTCCATCTCTTGCAGTTGCCCAAACTCGTTTGCTGATATAGTTTTCTTTTTTAAACTTCCCTCCCAATACTTCTTGCTCTTTCATGATTTGTTTGGACTGATCATTCATATTGAAATCAATCACAGAGCTAGGTGTGGTAAAAGAATTGTACGAATAACGAATGATGTCTGTATCAAACTCAGGCATGTCATAAACACTAACTGAGTAGGTTTCTTCGTTAAAAGGCAAGTAATAATCTTTTGAATTATCCCAACGTTTGATGCGAATTTTATTCAAACCATTGGTACGCTCTTCTAAAACCAAATAATCTTTGAAAATGGAAAAATCTTCTAATAAAGTTTCTTTTCTATGCGGAATAACATCAACCCAATTTTCTTTACGTGTTGCTTTAATTGGCGTTTTCATCAATTTAAAATTCAACGCTTTATCTTTATTTGTTAAAATATAAAAGTGATCTTTATAATGCGAAACCGAATACTCTAAATCACGCTCTCTTGGTTGAATAATTTGAAACTTTCCTGATGGTGTATTGGCATCTAAAAATCGAGATTCAGAAGAGACTGTACTGTAAGACCCAATAATGATAAATTGACTAGATTTTGATTTGCTTACATACGTATTAAAAGTTTCATCTTTTTCGTGAAATACTTCCACATCTTCTTTTTCAGAAGTCCCTAAAATATGCTTGTAAATTTTCTCACTTCGTAAAGTAGTTGGATTTTTCTTCGTGTAAAAAATGGTCTTATGATCATTTGCCCAAACTGCACCACCTGTGGTATTGTCAATGATATCTTTTAAGATTTCGCCTGTTTCTAAATTTTTGATGCGAAGAAAATACTGTCTTCTTCCAACAGTATCTGTCGCAAAAATGGCATATTTATTATCCTCAGAAATGCTTAAACCACCCAATTGATAATATTCAAAACCCTCAGCCATTTCATTCACATTGAATAAAATTTCTTCTTTGGCATCTAAACTTCCTTTTTTACGGCTGTAAATAGGATATTGTTTGCCAGTTTCATAACGAGTAATGTAGTAATAGCCATTGTCTTTATAAGGTACAGAAGAATCATCTTCTTTGATTCGCCCTTTCATTTCCTCGAAAAGTTTTTCTTGAAAATTTTTAGTATACGCAGTTACTTTTTCATAATAACTATTTTCTGACTCAAGATAATCAATTACTTTTTGTGTTTGTTTGTCTTTAACAGGCGCTAATTTTTGGTCGTCTGAAAGTCGCATCCAAAAGTAATTATCAATACGAATGTCTCCGTGTTTTTCTAATTTGGTTGGCTGTTTATGTGCAACAGGTGCATTTGCATCACTACTATTCATTGTTTGAGTATCATTTTTACAAGCGGTTGCAAAAATAGCACTTAAAACGAATGTGCTTATAATTTTTTTTCTCATTTTTAATGTCTTATAAAACCTGTTAAATTTAGTAATTTTGTGGTGAATCTAATTTAAAATCGAAAAAATATGTTTGGAGACTTGTCTGGAATGATGCAAAAATTGAAAGAAACCCAACAAAAAGTGGAAGAAACCAAAAAAAGGTTGGATACTGTTTTGATTGATGAAACCTCAAATGACGGAAAACTAAAAGTAACTGTTACTGCAAACAGCGCTATCAAATCAATTGCTATGGATAATTCTTTACTTGCTGATGCTGATGAATTGGAAGATTATTTGATTTTAACACTCAACAAAGCGTTAGAAAAAGCCAAAAAAATCAATGAAAATGAATTGGCAAATGTTGCTAAAAGCGGCATGCCAAACATTCCTGGTTTGAATTTTTAATTCATAGTAAACATTAATTTTACCATCTAAGCCATTGAAATTTATGATTTCTTTGGGTTGTTTTTATAACTCTAAGTCAAGCTTTACAACACGTAAAAGTGTAAATTTGTACATCTTCATAAAAAATACTCTATACATGACAACTGAAAAAAAGAAAAAATCGAAACTTAAAAAAATACTGCAATACTCATTTTTTACGGTTCTTTTTTTGTTGATATTTTTGGTATCAACACCTTTTATTTTTAAAGATAAAATCGTAAAAATGGTGGTTGATGGCATCAACAAAAACATCAATGCAACACTTACTTATAGTGATACTGACATTAGTTTGATTAAAAACTTTCCAAAAGTA encodes:
- a CDS encoding tetratricopeptide repeat protein; translation: MKKFSNFISILATISAITTVIAAVGLLGFGIYNLYESNESKEERTEVKRSLFYHNEIAPKIDSLIYTNPQLAIKAIDKLINEYPEIYFLEMQKGIAYYQIDSLNLAIKEFKISMNKSGYEFPTALGYIGKTLVKQKMFDEAIVEFKKAENQNSKYTLDIAETYELKGDVENAIKYYEKRINAIKSVEFYKEQVDLIRKRVEKLIEK
- a CDS encoding HNH endonuclease → MANKWGIPKETEESVIKRDLACVYCGVSFSIEHKSRKTKPTWEHIVNDIRINSIHNIALCCTSCNASKGAKLLEDWLKSAYCNSKSISKETVSQVIKNALENPPKLTLKE
- a CDS encoding YciI family protein, giving the protein MKQLFLCITLLSLNSIFSQNTSQKDSVNTNPNYDKALAEKLGADDYGMKSYFFVILKTGKNTTTDKELIAKSFKGHMDNMSKMLADKKLVVAGPMGKNDLSYRGIFILSNVKTIEEAKELLQTDLAIKNGLLDFEIFNWYGSAALPEYLPFSDKIWKVNP
- a CDS encoding serine hydrolase domain-containing protein translates to MTKSIIFLFFLFLTLSSCSKNTDDEQLTPPTTMYFPPNNSTTWQTQSAASLGWNQNALQPLKDFLVQKNTKSFMILVNGRIVMETYFTGHTSSTTWEWNSAGKTLVAATTGIAQQEEFLNINNPVSSYLGTSWTNMPLEKENLITVKNLLSMTSGIDDSKQLVVKSNLNYVADAGTRWAYGNVFQRLINITSAASNQNFETYFNAKLKDKIGMDGFWNFGVIFSIYHSTTRSMARFGLLALNNGKWNDEQILNESFFKECVSSSQNINPSYGYLWWLNGKTSFMIPSEQTVFQGSLVPNAPQDMYAAMGANDQRIYVIPSKKMVVIRMGNASNIANPNFAVSGFDDALWEKINAVID
- a CDS encoding aminotransferase class I/II-fold pyridoxal phosphate-dependent enzyme → MTKDLFERIKVDKGPLGKWAEQAEGYYVFPKLQGPISNRMSFNGKKVITWSINDYLGLANHPEVLKADAAAAAEHGMAYPMGARMMSGHTDFHEQLERECAEFVHKEKAYLLNFGYQGIMSAIDALVTKHDIIVYDVDTHACIIDGVRLHQGKRFVYRHNDMESFEKNIKRATKMAEQTGGGILVISEGVFGMRGEQGKLKEIAAFKKQYNFRLMVDDAHGFGTLGEGGRGTGFEQGVQDEIDVYFATFAKSMAGIGAFLAGDKDVIQYLQYNLRSQMFAKSLPMAMVKGALKRLDMMRTMPELKETLWKNTNALQSGLRAAGFDLGSTQTCITPVYLQGDIPEAMAMVNDLRENHGIFCSIVVYPVIPKGLIILRLIPTATHTQEDIDETIKAFSAIREKLANGSYKQVAVS
- a CDS encoding PLP-dependent cysteine synthase family protein; translation: MTRHQGITNNILQLVGQTPLVKLHQITKDFQGEFYAKLEAFNPGHSAKDRIALHIIEDAEKKGIIKKGSTIVETTSGNTGFSLAMISIVKGYKCILAVSDKSSVDKIDMLKSMGAEVHICPAYVAPDDPRSYYSVAKAIHKKTKNSVYINQYFNELNIEAHYRTTGPEIWEQTNGKITHLIAASGTGGTISGSGKYLKEQNPDIKIMGVDAIGSVLKKYHETGVFDKNEISPYKIEGLGKNLIPSATDFDVIDIYEKVSDKEAALTAREIVKGEGIFAGYTSGAVVQAAKQFAAQNYFDKDSVVVLIFPDHGSRYMNKIYSDAWMKAQGFFE
- a CDS encoding S9 family peptidase — protein: MRKKIISTFVLSAIFATACKNDTQTMNSSDANAPVAHKQPTKLEKHGDIRIDNYFWMRLSDDQKLAPVKDKQTQKVIDYLESENSYYEKVTAYTKNFQEKLFEEMKGRIKEDDSSVPYKDNGYYYITRYETGKQYPIYSRKKGSLDAKEEILFNVNEMAEGFEYYQLGGLSISEDNKYAIFATDTVGRRQYFLRIKNLETGEILKDIIDNTTGGAVWANDHKTIFYTKKNPTTLRSEKIYKHILGTSEKEDVEVFHEKDETFNTYVSKSKSSQFIIIGSYSTVSSESRFLDANTPSGKFQIIQPRERDLEYSVSHYKDHFYILTNKDKALNFKLMKTPIKATRKENWVDVIPHRKETLLEDFSIFKDYLVLEERTNGLNKIRIKRWDNSKDYYLPFNEETYSVSVYDMPEFDTDIIRYSYNSFTTPSSVIDFNMNDQSKQIMKEQEVLGGKFKKENYISKRVWATARDGKKVPISLVYHKNTVLNENTPLLQYGYGSYGATIPDGFSTTRLSLLDRGFVFALAHIRGGEYLGREWYEDGKMLRKKNTFTDFIDCSKYLIENNFTSAKHLYAMGGSAGGLLMGAIVNMNPELYNGIIAAVPFVDVVSTMIDESIPLTTGEYDEWGNPNDKKYYEYIKSYSPYDQVSSKKYPNMLVTTGFHDSQVQYWEPAKWVAKLRELKTDNNLLFLHTNMDAGHGGSSGRFEALKETAMEYTFLLALENKITPEKVKP
- a CDS encoding YbaB/EbfC family nucleoid-associated protein, with product MFGDLSGMMQKLKETQQKVEETKKRLDTVLIDETSNDGKLKVTVTANSAIKSIAMDNSLLADADELEDYLILTLNKALEKAKKINENELANVAKSGMPNIPGLNF